GAATAAAGCTTAATTTTAATTTTGAACTGTTGGAAAACTTCTGCGAATAAACTCCCTGAATATCATAAAATGTCGGTTCAGCGCTTTTAACCTCAGAATATCCGAAATCCGTAATTTCCTTTACATATTCCATATAAGTTTTTCTCGCGGCTGCAATTATTGAAGCGTCTTTAAACAAAGGACCTTCTATGTACCCGTCGATGAAAGCCAGACTTAAAGTCGCCGCTCCTTTCAATTGATAATTGTTTCCTTCGCGGTACTCAATATTGGCAACAGAGCTTAGTCTGTCTCCGTATCTTGCGCTGAATCCGCCCGTTACAATATTTACCTTATCAATTAGTTCAACATTGAAAACGCCTACACTAGCGTTTTGCGCTTCTTTCAAATGGTAAGGTTCATAGACTTGAGTACCGTTAACCTGAATAAGATTTTCGTCTTTATTTCCGCCCCTTACATTAAATTCGGCGCTGAATTCATTATTTGCGCTAATTCCGGGCAAAGATTGAAATGACCTTAGCACATCCGGCATCGCGTTGGAAATTTTCTCAATTCTATCGGTTTGCAGAGAGAGACTGCTCACTTCCACTTTTTCATAATTTGAAGATTTTGTGTTATAGATTGCTACTTCCTGCAAGAGAATGTCCTTTGGAACCATTCTTATAATTAGAAAATTTTCAACGTTGATTTCTGTAATTTCAATTAACTGTGTTTTATAGCCTAAATAACTTATTTGAATTTCAGCGGCGTTGGATGGAACCGATACATTAAATTCGCCGTTTTCATCGCTTATTGCGCCGACTGAAGTTTCTGGGAAAGTAATAGTTGCATATGCAAGCGGTTCATTTGTAAATGAGTGAATAACCCGACCAT
The sequence above is drawn from the Ignavibacteriota bacterium genome and encodes:
- a CDS encoding carboxypeptidase-like regulatory domain-containing protein, producing MRNTGLILFIGLIQITFGLNFAESDGLSLNGRVIHSFTNEPLAYATITFPETSVGAISDENGEFNVSVPSNAAEIQISYLGYKTQLIEITEINVENFLIIRMVPKDILLQEVAIYNTKSSNYEKVEVSSLSLQTDRIEKISNAMPDVLRSFQSLPGISANNEFSAEFNVRGGNKDENLIQVNGTQVYEPYHLKEAQNASVGVFNVELIDKVNIVTGGFSARYGDRLSSVANIEYREGNNYQLKGAATLSLAFIDGYIEGPLFKDASIIAAARKTYMEYVKEITDFGYSEVKSAEPTFYDIQGVYSQKFSNSSKLKLSFIHSGDNWTYNPGADVITSNFEKQYFSQQGRFQIQTLTENTQKANYYSSLIDLQLTNILGKDIFLKNSISYYDQRDHENFVTRNVYNEDIYANDHFFISNTNTHLYNYDLTIKTLEFAAEINYQLSPYYDIKSGLQYKKIIL